A genomic stretch from Pyxidicoccus xibeiensis includes:
- the argS gene encoding arginine--tRNA ligase — MSSSVYSRYRAAFAQGLATALGVPASDIEAQIKPAEPAHGDLSFATFPLAKAQKKAPPAIAAGLAQSVSVPGLEIKAVGPYVNARFAPLPFTAEVIDAARAAGLSYGGDPEAGRGKTVTIDYSSPNIAKPIGFHHIRTTFLGHCIANIYRALGWKVEGINYLGDWGKQFGLVAVGFQEYGDPARIDDMGHLVEVYVKANKRAEAEPEFDEKAREFFRRMEAGDAEALKMWSQFRETSIKGFRKIYERMGIEFEHIEGESRYQGKMDAVIEQIAKKPGVKESEGALVVDLPYADNEPPILLKKKDGSTLYATRDLAAAQDRYERFHFDKSLYVVAQDQALHFRQVFRTLKEMGHPWADRVVHVAFGRIGGMSTRLGRLVHLTDVLDEAKERASAIVKKNIEEGRLHTDDPDKLSEQIGLGSVVFGDLKHNRASDYTFNWDEVVSLDGHTGAYLQYAHARTVNVLRKGGGAPASYDASLLTLPEEQALLREIMRLPEVVRNAAEDYEPSLIARLLLDVAAVFSRFYTLGNQDREKRIIVEDNDALRAARLALTDATRVTLAAGLTLLGIPTPDNM, encoded by the coding sequence CCCAGGGCCTCGCCACCGCCCTGGGAGTGCCCGCTTCCGACATCGAAGCCCAGATCAAGCCCGCCGAGCCCGCGCACGGTGACCTGAGCTTCGCCACCTTCCCCCTCGCCAAGGCGCAGAAGAAGGCTCCGCCCGCCATCGCCGCCGGGCTCGCCCAGTCGGTCAGCGTGCCGGGGCTCGAAATCAAGGCGGTGGGCCCCTACGTCAACGCCCGCTTCGCTCCCCTCCCCTTCACCGCGGAGGTCATCGACGCCGCGCGCGCCGCCGGCCTGTCCTACGGCGGAGACCCGGAGGCGGGACGCGGCAAGACGGTGACCATCGACTACTCGTCACCCAACATCGCCAAGCCCATCGGCTTCCACCACATCCGCACCACGTTCCTCGGCCACTGCATCGCCAACATCTACCGGGCGCTGGGCTGGAAGGTGGAGGGCATCAACTACCTGGGGGACTGGGGCAAGCAGTTCGGCCTCGTGGCCGTGGGCTTCCAGGAGTACGGCGACCCGGCGCGCATCGACGACATGGGCCACCTGGTCGAGGTGTACGTCAAGGCCAACAAGCGCGCCGAGGCCGAGCCCGAGTTCGACGAGAAGGCCCGCGAGTTCTTCCGCCGCATGGAGGCCGGTGACGCCGAGGCCCTGAAGATGTGGAGCCAGTTCCGGGAGACCAGCATCAAGGGCTTCCGGAAGATCTACGAGCGGATGGGCATCGAGTTCGAGCACATCGAGGGCGAGAGCCGCTACCAGGGGAAGATGGACGCGGTCATCGAGCAGATCGCGAAGAAGCCCGGCGTGAAGGAGTCCGAGGGCGCGCTGGTGGTGGACCTGCCCTACGCGGACAACGAGCCGCCCATCCTCCTGAAGAAGAAGGACGGCAGCACCCTGTACGCCACGCGCGACCTGGCGGCGGCGCAGGACCGGTACGAGCGCTTCCACTTCGACAAGTCGCTCTACGTCGTGGCGCAGGACCAGGCGCTCCACTTCCGCCAGGTGTTCCGCACCCTGAAGGAGATGGGCCACCCCTGGGCCGACCGGGTCGTGCACGTGGCCTTCGGCCGCATTGGCGGCATGAGCACGCGCCTGGGCCGGCTGGTCCACCTCACCGACGTACTGGACGAGGCGAAGGAGCGCGCCTCGGCCATCGTGAAGAAGAACATCGAGGAGGGCCGGCTCCACACCGACGACCCCGACAAGCTCTCCGAGCAGATCGGCCTGGGCTCTGTCGTGTTCGGCGACCTCAAGCACAATCGGGCCAGCGACTACACCTTCAACTGGGACGAGGTGGTCAGCCTGGACGGCCACACGGGCGCCTATCTCCAGTACGCGCACGCCCGCACCGTCAACGTGCTGCGCAAGGGGGGCGGCGCGCCGGCCAGCTATGACGCGAGCCTGCTGACGCTGCCGGAGGAGCAGGCGCTGCTGCGTGAAATCATGCGGCTGCCAGAGGTGGTCCGCAACGCCGCCGAAGACTACGAGCCCAGTCTCATCGCCCGCCTGCTGCTGGACGTGGCCGCGGTCTTCAGCCGCTTCTACACGCTGGGCAACCAGGACCGCGAGAAGCGCATCATCGTCGAGGACAATGACGCACTGCGTGCCGCGCGACTCGCCCTGACGGACGCCACGCGGGTTACGCTCGCGGCCGGGTTGACGCTGCTGGGCATTCCGACGCCGGACAACATGTAG